CGGGATAGATGGGATAGCCCTCGCTGGAGACCATCTCCTGGAAGGCGCCGCGGAGCCGCCTGGCAATCGGCCCCGGTGTTCCGTCACCCACAGGCCGGGCGTCCACCTCGACGACGGGGATGACCTCCGCGGCGGTGCCGGTGAGGAAGATCTCGTCGGCGGTGTAGATATCGAAGCGGTTCATGAAGTCCTCTTCCACCTGGTAGCCGAGCTCTACGGCGCGGTCCATCACCGCCTTGCGGGTGATGCCGTTGAGGATGCCCGCAGCGGGGTGGGGTGTCCTGACCACGCCGTCTTTGACCAGGAAGATATTGTCGCCGGTGCACTCGGCGACATAGCCTTCACGGGTCATGCAGATGGCCTCCAGGGCGCCGGCGTTGACGGCCTCCATCTTGGCCATGATGTTGGGCAGGTAGTTGCAGCTTTTGACCTGCGGCGGCAGGACCTCGCCGTACTGGCGCCGGGTGGCCGCCGTGATGAGACGCAGCCCCTTCTCGTAGAACTCCTCCGGGTAGAGCGTGATGGAGGCGGCGATGCAGACGATGGAGGCGTTGCCGTCGCACTTCCGGGGG
The sequence above is drawn from the Synergistales bacterium genome and encodes:
- the ilvE gene encoding branched-chain-amino-acid transaminase is translated as MSVVYLDGKYVPKEEAKISVFDHGFLYGDGVFEGIRAYGGRVFRLEEHIDRLYDSARAISLRITTGKEEMMEVVAETCRRNDLRDAYIRLVVSRGVGDLGLDPRKCDGNASIVCIAASITLYPEEFYEKGLRLITAATRRQYGEVLPPQVKSCNYLPNIMAKMEAVNAGALEAICMTREGYVAECTGDNIFLVKDGVVRTPHPAAGILNGITRKAVMDRAVELGYQVEEDFMNRFDIYTADEIFLTGTAAEVIPVVEVDARPVGDGTPGPIARRLRGAFQEMVSSEGYPIYPGESGSKG